The following are from one region of the Paenibacillus bovis genome:
- a CDS encoding copper amine oxidase N-terminal domain-containing protein has product MSKSFLSRIGILLMAVILILPATAGAAATTKGAGADLRSALGQVLGEHALLAVIAMQKGIDGAADFDQAAAALNANTDDLSAAVASVYGNEAGAAFKTIWASHIGYFVDYVKATAAKDTAAQQKAKDELAEYKVEQAKFFADANPNLPQAALEQGLEEHINMLLTAFDDYVAKDYNGAYQMADKAYKHMFMFGDILSAAIVKQFPDKFTGDMSSMPASDLRSALGNVLGEHATLAVWVMQKGIDGAPDFDQAAGLLNQNTNELSAAVASVYGDKAGEAFKTIWASHIGYFVDYVKATAAKDTTGQQKAKDELKEYKVEQAKFFADANPNLPQAALEQGLEEHINMLLKAFDDYVAKNYTSAYAQERMAYAHMFMFGNTLSEAIVMQFPDKFGGSAPAAPTPPQPDHSNMPGMTPAPPATPAPPTGGGAEGTSADYNPELKMRVIQFTLGSKTYMVNGKSMSMGIMPVEYMGTTYVPLRYLANNANMKVSYDKATSTTWLDTGIQRYEFWVNSKVYKVDNMRKGMNDMIISRNGHVLVPVRWFADNFEWNLAYDNGMITLSKTY; this is encoded by the coding sequence ATGTCCAAATCTTTTCTGTCCAGAATCGGTATTCTGCTGATGGCAGTCATACTGATCCTGCCGGCAACTGCTGGCGCTGCAGCAACCACCAAAGGCGCAGGTGCCGATCTGCGATCCGCTCTTGGTCAGGTGCTCGGTGAGCATGCGTTGCTCGCTGTAATCGCCATGCAAAAAGGTATTGATGGGGCTGCCGATTTTGATCAGGCTGCCGCTGCCCTGAACGCCAATACCGATGATTTGTCTGCTGCGGTTGCTTCTGTTTATGGCAATGAAGCCGGTGCTGCCTTCAAAACCATCTGGGCGTCCCATATCGGCTATTTTGTCGATTATGTCAAAGCCACAGCTGCCAAAGATACAGCTGCTCAACAAAAAGCCAAAGATGAACTGGCCGAGTACAAAGTCGAACAAGCCAAGTTCTTCGCCGATGCCAATCCGAATCTGCCACAGGCTGCACTAGAACAAGGTCTGGAAGAGCATATCAATATGCTGCTGACTGCCTTTGATGACTATGTAGCCAAAGATTATAACGGTGCCTACCAAATGGCTGACAAAGCCTACAAGCATATGTTCATGTTCGGCGATATTCTAAGTGCGGCTATTGTAAAACAGTTCCCGGACAAATTTACCGGTGATATGTCCAGCATGCCTGCTTCCGATCTGCGCTCTGCTCTGGGTAACGTACTGGGCGAGCATGCCACGCTGGCTGTATGGGTGATGCAAAAAGGTATTGATGGCGCTCCTGATTTTGATCAGGCTGCCGGACTGCTGAACCAGAATACCAATGAACTGAGTGCAGCTGTCGCTTCTGTCTATGGTGACAAAGCTGGCGAAGCATTCAAAACCATCTGGGCGTCCCATATCGGCTACTTTGTCGATTACGTCAAAGCAACAGCTGCCAAAGATACAACCGGTCAGCAAAAAGCCAAAGACGAGCTGAAAGAATACAAAGTCGAGCAAGCCAAATTCTTCGCGGATGCCAATCCGAACCTGCCACAGGCTGCTCTGGAACAGGGTCTTGAAGAACACATCAATATGCTGCTCAAAGCTTTTGATGATTATGTTGCCAAAAATTATACTTCCGCTTATGCACAGGAACGTATGGCATACGCCCATATGTTTATGTTCGGTAACACGCTGAGCGAAGCAATCGTTATGCAGTTCCCGGATAAATTCGGAGGAAGCGCTCCGGCAGCTCCGACTCCACCACAGCCGGATCACAGCAATATGCCGGGCATGACACCTGCGCCTCCTGCAACACCTGCTCCACCTACTGGTGGTGGTGCTGAAGGTACATCTGCTGATTATAATCCCGAGCTGAAAATGCGCGTTATCCAGTTCACACTGGGCAGTAAAACATATATGGTCAACGGTAAATCCATGAGCATGGGCATTATGCCTGTAGAGTATATGGGTACGACTTATGTACCACTACGCTACCTGGCCAACAATGCCAATATGAAAGTGTCTTATGACAAAGCAACCTCTACGACATGGCTTGATACCGGTATTCAGCGTTACGAATTCTGGGTCAATTCCAAAGTCTACAAAGTCGATAACATGCGTAAAGGCATGAACGATATGATCATTTCCAGAAATGGACATGTACTCGTACCAGTTCGCTGGTTTGCAGACAATTTTGAATGGAATCTGGCGTATGATAATGGCATGATTACCCTGTCCAAAACGTATTAA
- a CDS encoding RNA polymerase sigma factor produces the protein MNDITDDRELMRRIAEKDTEALEHVYDRYERAVYSFAYRIVHDTMAAEEVVQELFLRVWNNAERYDRSQGKLSTWMFTITRNIAVDMLRRKASRATADPSGDEALQVLPDTKTDVQEQVSLNWERQRIREAMMELREEQQQVIESIYFQGLTQHEVSEKFSIPLGTVKSRVRLAIRQLHNKLAEAVKGGNAYE, from the coding sequence ATGAATGACATAACTGATGATAGAGAACTCATGCGACGGATTGCCGAAAAGGATACCGAAGCATTAGAGCATGTGTACGACCGTTATGAACGGGCCGTATACTCATTTGCCTATCGTATCGTACATGACACGATGGCTGCAGAAGAAGTTGTTCAGGAATTATTTCTCAGAGTATGGAATAACGCGGAACGTTATGATCGAAGCCAGGGGAAGCTCTCGACATGGATGTTTACGATCACGCGTAATATAGCAGTAGACATGCTGCGGCGCAAAGCATCGCGCGCTACGGCAGATCCGTCCGGTGATGAAGCACTTCAGGTATTACCGGATACGAAAACGGATGTACAGGAGCAGGTATCGCTGAACTGGGAGCGGCAGCGTATACGTGAAGCCATGATGGAACTCCGGGAGGAGCAGCAGCAGGTGATTGAGTCTATCTATTTCCAGGGACTCACTCAGCACGAAGTATCTGAAAAGTTCAGCATTCCGCTTGGAACCGTCAAGAGCAGGGTACGCCTTGCCATACGGCAGCTTCATAACAAGCTTGCTGAAGCGGTAAAGGGGGGAAACGCATATGAGTAA
- a CDS encoding anti-sigma factor domain-containing protein, translated as MSNDYKKSDMMDMVEMYVLGGLDREEQERFEAYMRQDDDCRTAVEELQDIIGFLPLTSEVVEPPQGMRNRVLQHVFSSSETGSTADNVIPLAPRTVEAGTASNAPAAVQQQPARPAEVHSAESGQPAARRKTGVFWRATAAVTAAAAVVAGLYAGNLQGQLHDLQQQLAIANTQKNSLQGQLATVSMPTQGARVDEAVQLSPAAKDIVAQGLATIVIDAKGTHLLVQADNLPKLQGKEAFQVWLIKGDVKQSAGTFWASDGKGAMYYTFKPEGYDTVAITLEPDEKGSQPRGPVILAASIQDQG; from the coding sequence ATGAGTAACGATTACAAAAAAAGCGATATGATGGATATGGTCGAAATGTATGTGCTCGGCGGTCTGGATCGTGAAGAACAGGAGCGGTTTGAAGCATATATGAGACAGGATGATGATTGCCGTACAGCTGTCGAAGAGCTGCAGGATATTATCGGTTTCCTTCCGCTGACTTCCGAGGTTGTGGAGCCGCCGCAGGGCATGAGAAACCGTGTGCTGCAGCATGTATTCAGTAGCAGCGAGACAGGCAGTACAGCAGATAACGTAATACCTCTGGCACCGCGTACAGTCGAAGCGGGTACAGCATCTAATGCACCGGCAGCCGTACAGCAGCAGCCAGCACGGCCAGCAGAAGTCCATTCTGCAGAATCGGGTCAACCGGCAGCCAGACGCAAAACAGGCGTATTCTGGCGAGCGACAGCAGCAGTTACCGCAGCCGCCGCTGTTGTTGCAGGGCTGTATGCAGGCAATCTGCAGGGACAGCTCCATGATTTGCAGCAGCAGCTGGCTATCGCGAACACCCAGAAAAACAGTCTGCAAGGACAGCTGGCGACGGTATCCATGCCGACACAGGGCGCGCGAGTCGATGAAGCGGTTCAGCTGAGTCCGGCAGCCAAGGATATTGTGGCACAGGGACTGGCCACGATCGTTATCGATGCCAAAGGCACCCATCTGTTGGTGCAGGCGGATAATTTGCCAAAACTCCAGGGCAAGGAGGCATTTCAGGTCTGGCTCATTAAGGGCGATGTGAAACAGAGCGCCGGTACCTTCTGGGCAAGTGATGGTAAGGGCGCGATGTACTATACCTTTAAACCGGAGGGATATGATACAGTAGCCATTACGCTGGAACCGGATGAGAAAGGCAGTCAGCCTCGCGGACCGGTCATTCTCGCAGCGAGCATTCAGGATCAGGGTTGA
- a CDS encoding potassium/proton antiporter, with protein MQAIELTSNLILLLGTLLLLGVLSTKFSSRFGMPALVFFIVAGMILGRFIYYDNAFITQWFGVLALVIILFEGGMQTDMKLIKPVIRPALSLATIGVLLTAFVIGYFAHLILGVSLLEGMLFGSIVGSTDAAAVFSVLGNKNVRKRLTSTLEAESGSNDPMAVFLTLMFIELLNNPETSIWGEILSFFWEMGFGLVLGIICGKLAVFLINKIDFETSSLYPVLAVSSALFTYGVSSLTHASGFLGVYVMALVMGNSDLTYRRTILQFNQGFGWIMQILMFVLLGLLVFTDQLISVIWQGLALSLLLIIVARPIGVLLSLLFSQFSFREKTLLSWSGLRGAVPIVLATYPLLAGVEHGQLFFNVVFFIVLTSTLIQGTTIAPLAQKLGLTEKVLDQQPSILELVATGRTTSEITHMTLTSRSRMIHRELQEIDLPPSVLITAVLRNEEIVTPRGDTVLLPGDKVYLLGPKAKREDIRRLFTGEPAADTPGAS; from the coding sequence ATGCAAGCGATTGAACTTACCAGTAATCTTATTCTGCTACTTGGCACGCTGCTGCTGCTCGGCGTCCTCTCGACCAAATTCTCGTCGCGCTTTGGCATGCCGGCTCTCGTTTTCTTTATCGTAGCTGGTATGATCTTGGGACGTTTTATTTATTACGACAATGCTTTTATTACGCAGTGGTTTGGCGTGCTGGCACTGGTCATTATTCTGTTCGAGGGCGGTATGCAGACCGATATGAAACTGATCAAACCGGTTATTCGCCCGGCTCTGTCGCTGGCTACGATCGGTGTATTGCTGACTGCTTTTGTGATCGGATATTTTGCCCATCTGATTCTGGGTGTCAGTTTATTGGAGGGGATGCTGTTTGGCTCTATTGTCGGCTCTACCGACGCAGCAGCCGTCTTCTCTGTACTCGGCAACAAAAATGTACGCAAGCGCCTCACCTCCACACTGGAAGCCGAATCCGGCAGTAATGATCCGATGGCGGTCTTTCTGACGCTGATGTTTATCGAGCTGCTCAACAATCCGGAGACCAGCATATGGGGCGAGATTCTGTCCTTTTTCTGGGAAATGGGATTTGGACTCGTTCTGGGGATTATCTGCGGCAAGCTGGCCGTGTTCCTTATCAACAAAATCGATTTTGAGACCTCCAGCCTTTATCCGGTGCTCGCTGTATCCAGTGCACTGTTCACGTATGGAGTAAGCTCCCTGACGCATGCGAGCGGCTTCCTCGGAGTGTATGTGATGGCACTGGTCATGGGGAACTCCGATCTCACCTACCGCCGGACGATTCTGCAGTTCAATCAGGGCTTTGGCTGGATTATGCAGATTCTGATGTTTGTCCTGCTCGGTCTGCTCGTATTTACCGATCAATTGATCTCTGTGATCTGGCAGGGACTCGCTCTATCACTGCTGCTGATCATTGTAGCGCGCCCGATCGGCGTGTTGTTATCCCTGCTTTTCAGTCAATTTTCTTTCCGGGAAAAGACACTGCTGTCCTGGTCGGGTCTTCGTGGAGCCGTACCGATTGTACTGGCGACTTATCCATTACTCGCTGGTGTAGAGCATGGACAGCTGTTTTTCAATGTGGTGTTCTTTATCGTACTCACTTCTACGCTGATCCAGGGAACGACGATTGCTCCGCTCGCCCAGAAGCTCGGTCTGACCGAGAAAGTGCTGGATCAGCAGCCGTCGATTCTGGAGCTGGTCGCGACCGGCCGGACCACTTCCGAGATTACGCATATGACACTGACCAGCCGCAGCCGCATGATTCACCGCGAGCTGCAGGAGATCGATTTGCCGCCAAGTGTACTTATTACCGCTGTACTGCGTAACGAGGAAATCGTAACACCGCGCGGCGATACGGTTCTGCTTCCCGGTGACAAAGTGTATCTGCTCGGTCCCAAAGCCAAACGTGAAGATATCCGCCGTCTGTTCACCGGCGAGCCTGCTGCCGATACTCCCGGTGCTTCCTGA
- a CDS encoding HD-GYP domain-containing protein, which translates to MNEYQKFLRQVLFNYILGSLIAVMVVGGLLVWNTVDTSVLQSMRMIDIMLISFVFMLIVEGLVFRKHIQPIRDAMREEKPTQQQLEHAYNQLHRFPKLSMYRIMLPHFLGLTVPSMILFAFAMNSGWIIIPAYYLWIGIAGALMVASMHAFIEFFLTSSAIRPMLIAVKERLKTLYGQETLLLGKVHLTVRRKFQLSIFLIGVFPIMLFSLAAQIRLQEITGMEASEYWSWAGMVIVVSIAFSIVGAQLLARDVEHPINNLYNAMSRIKDGDFSADALDYYSDDFSLLISGFNHMVQGLKMRDERNQLLLDSYFATLAAALDARDPYTAGHSLRVAEYALAIGKRAGLCAYDLDQLRKTALLHDIGKIGVQDSVLLKDGKLTDEEFDQIKKHPEMGESILRQVEPADAMRPYLPGVRSHHERFDGRGYPDGLAGYHIPLFGRIIAVADAFDAMTSDRPYRKGMPKIKAISILEEGRGTQWDPQLATLFIEHYHSTEEAKASLPDTKESDIPKYPNKEKDLIS; encoded by the coding sequence GTGAATGAATATCAAAAATTTCTCCGTCAGGTGTTATTTAACTATATTCTGGGGTCATTAATCGCAGTCATGGTCGTCGGCGGACTGCTTGTATGGAATACGGTGGATACTTCAGTGCTTCAAAGTATGCGGATGATTGATATCATGCTGATTTCATTTGTATTTATGCTGATAGTGGAAGGGTTGGTATTCCGCAAGCATATTCAGCCAATTCGTGATGCCATGCGTGAAGAAAAGCCGACGCAGCAGCAGCTGGAGCACGCTTATAATCAGCTGCATCGTTTTCCTAAATTATCGATGTACCGGATCATGCTGCCGCATTTTCTGGGTCTGACGGTTCCATCGATGATTCTGTTTGCCTTTGCCATGAACAGCGGATGGATTATAATTCCTGCCTATTATCTATGGATCGGTATTGCCGGGGCACTAATGGTTGCCAGTATGCATGCATTTATTGAGTTTTTTCTCACTTCTTCGGCGATTCGCCCGATGCTGATCGCAGTCAAAGAACGTCTCAAAACGCTGTACGGACAGGAAACGCTGCTGCTCGGCAAAGTCCATCTGACTGTTCGCCGCAAATTCCAGCTGAGCATTTTCCTGATCGGGGTATTTCCGATTATGCTGTTCAGTCTGGCTGCACAGATCAGGCTGCAGGAGATTACCGGTATGGAAGCTTCGGAATACTGGAGCTGGGCGGGTATGGTCATTGTAGTCAGTATTGCTTTTAGTATTGTCGGGGCGCAGCTGCTCGCGCGTGATGTGGAGCATCCGATCAATAATCTGTACAATGCGATGTCCCGGATCAAGGATGGCGATTTCAGTGCCGATGCACTGGATTATTACTCGGATGATTTCTCCCTGCTGATTTCCGGATTCAATCATATGGTACAGGGGCTCAAAATGCGTGATGAGCGCAACCAGCTGCTGCTGGACAGCTACTTTGCGACGCTGGCAGCCGCACTGGATGCACGCGATCCGTACACAGCCGGTCATTCGCTGCGTGTCGCCGAATATGCACTGGCTATTGGCAAACGTGCCGGACTATGTGCCTACGATCTGGATCAGCTGCGCAAAACAGCCCTGCTGCATGATATCGGCAAAATTGGTGTGCAGGATTCCGTACTGCTCAAAGATGGCAAACTGACCGATGAGGAGTTTGACCAGATCAAAAAGCATCCGGAAATGGGCGAAAGCATCCTGCGCCAGGTCGAACCCGCCGATGCGATGCGTCCTTATTTACCGGGTGTGCGTTCCCATCATGAACGCTTTGATGGACGCGGTTACCCGGATGGACTGGCAGGGTATCATATTCCTTTATTCGGTCGTATTATCGCTGTAGCGGATGCTTTTGACGCGATGACATCGGATCGTCCCTATCGTAAAGGAATGCCCAAGATCAAAGCCATCTCTATCCTGGAAGAAGGACGGGGTACCCAGTGGGACCCGCAGCTGGCGACGTTGTTTATCGAGCATTACCACAGTACCGAGGAAGCGAAAGCCTCTCTCCCGGATACCAAAGAATCGGATATCCCAAAGTACCCAAATAAAGAAAAAGACCTGATCTCCTGA
- a CDS encoding YhgE/Pip domain-containing protein, whose amino-acid sequence MKKIWEIYKTDWKNLFSVSTGILLVIAIMLLPSVYAWFNIKAMWDPYSNTSGIIIAVTNEDKGTTIQDKKVNVGDQVIDNLKKNHTLGWTFVDRNQAQKGLDNGDYYATLLIPSDFSEKIGSILTDDPVKPQILYTVNEKISAIAPKITDKGATTLTQQISEEFVSTASEAVLTKMQDAGIKLEEELPTIRNIENKILTLETRLPEINQFADQALELEKKLPQINAQAQKIVELQKRIPDIEKAGDMILKVEDNLPKIREAGDQILLLQKRLPEIQTAADKVNELDQNFYKVEDALNQAIEDADKLANIINTAQQALPKVKEITDIGTEFADRVNTFLDENDGAFDSIAPVIRQNLVLLQQTADATTQLVDAVQNADIDPQTAIDTLSFLEQRLSRGAAILERTTDLLNRINNVLPNHPLDRVISRLDNVHNLMERQITLVRSISQAIQNGQQPAREILDNLRQLSTDASDTLGDIITIYDEQIVPDINRGLDNLKTAARDAADVLHTAQSTLPDVEAVLSDAQSGVQFGQEELGLLKQDLPKIRQKLHDANELIQSRMAQFTQVVNKAASFVRTDLPEIEDKIHQAADFVRNDLPRAEKELNKITDLIQNKLPEAEKAVHKVGEFVRNDLPGLEKSVHKAADKVRLLKNSDSELAQIIKWLKGDIQQESDFLASPVDLKQVRTYPIPNYGSSMSPFYTTLSIWVGGMLLISMFKAEVDNPERRFRPYQVYFGRLFTFMTIGLVQAFVISMGDLFILKAYVVDPVWFVTMSMLISMVFVTMVYTLVSVFGNIGKGLAIILLVLQFSSSGGTFPVSMTGTFFQALHPWFPFTYAVELLRETVGGMLMTTVYKDITYLIIFMLLFILFALLFKKPLGPLTEKMAEKAKKTKMIP is encoded by the coding sequence ATGAAAAAGATATGGGAAATCTACAAAACCGATTGGAAAAATCTATTCAGCGTCTCTACGGGTATTCTACTCGTGATCGCGATTATGCTGCTGCCCTCTGTATATGCCTGGTTCAATATCAAAGCAATGTGGGACCCGTACAGCAATACATCGGGCATTATTATTGCCGTAACCAATGAAGATAAAGGCACGACGATTCAGGACAAAAAAGTAAATGTCGGCGATCAGGTGATTGACAATCTCAAAAAGAATCATACGCTGGGCTGGACATTCGTCGATCGCAACCAGGCGCAAAAAGGCCTGGATAATGGCGATTATTATGCTACCCTGCTGATCCCGTCCGACTTTTCCGAGAAAATCGGCAGTATTCTGACCGATGATCCGGTGAAGCCGCAAATTTTGTACACCGTGAACGAGAAGATCAGTGCGATTGCTCCCAAGATTACGGATAAAGGTGCTACTACGCTTACCCAGCAGATCAGCGAGGAGTTTGTCAGTACAGCCAGTGAAGCGGTGCTGACCAAAATGCAGGACGCCGGGATCAAACTGGAAGAAGAATTGCCGACGATCCGCAATATCGAAAACAAGATTCTGACGCTTGAAACCCGGCTGCCGGAGATTAACCAGTTTGCCGACCAGGCGCTGGAACTGGAGAAAAAGCTGCCGCAAATCAATGCGCAGGCCCAGAAAATCGTCGAACTGCAAAAGCGGATTCCCGATATTGAGAAAGCCGGCGATATGATCCTCAAAGTCGAAGACAACCTGCCCAAGATCCGCGAAGCCGGGGACCAGATTTTGCTGCTGCAAAAGCGGCTGCCGGAAATCCAGACTGCGGCGGACAAAGTGAACGAACTGGATCAGAATTTCTACAAGGTTGAGGATGCGCTGAATCAGGCGATTGAAGATGCCGACAAGCTGGCGAATATTATCAATACTGCCCAGCAGGCGCTGCCCAAAGTCAAAGAAATCACAGATATCGGTACCGAATTTGCCGACCGGGTGAATACGTTCCTCGATGAAAATGATGGTGCTTTTGATTCGATCGCGCCGGTGATCCGCCAGAATCTGGTACTACTCCAACAGACCGCCGATGCGACGACACAACTGGTCGATGCTGTGCAGAATGCGGATATTGATCCACAGACAGCCATTGATACGCTGTCCTTTCTCGAGCAGCGCCTATCCCGCGGCGCAGCTATTCTGGAGCGCACGACCGATCTGCTGAATCGGATCAATAATGTACTGCCCAACCATCCGCTGGATCGTGTAATCAGTCGTCTCGACAATGTACACAATCTGATGGAACGCCAGATTACACTGGTGCGCAGTATCAGTCAGGCGATACAGAACGGACAGCAGCCAGCGCGCGAGATTCTGGATAATCTGCGCCAGCTGTCTACCGATGCGAGCGACACACTGGGTGATATCATCACTATATATGATGAACAGATTGTACCGGATATCAACCGTGGACTGGATAATCTCAAGACGGCTGCCCGTGATGCTGCCGATGTACTGCATACCGCGCAGAGTACACTGCCCGATGTGGAGGCTGTGCTAAGCGATGCACAGAGCGGCGTACAGTTCGGTCAGGAGGAGCTGGGACTGCTCAAGCAGGACCTGCCGAAGATCCGGCAGAAGCTGCATGATGCCAATGAACTGATCCAGAGCCGGATGGCCCAGTTTACTCAAGTAGTCAACAAAGCTGCGAGCTTCGTACGAACCGATCTGCCTGAAATAGAAGACAAAATCCATCAGGCGGCTGATTTTGTCCGTAACGATCTGCCTCGTGCCGAGAAGGAACTGAACAAAATCACCGATCTGATCCAGAACAAGCTGCCCGAAGCAGAAAAAGCCGTGCACAAAGTTGGTGAATTCGTCCGCAACGATTTGCCGGGTCTGGAGAAATCCGTGCATAAGGCTGCCGACAAGGTACGCCTGCTCAAAAACAGCGACAGCGAACTGGCCCAGATTATCAAATGGCTCAAAGGGGATATCCAGCAGGAAAGCGACTTCCTCGCCAGTCCGGTCGATCTGAAGCAGGTTCGCACTTATCCGATCCCGAACTACGGTTCGTCGATGTCGCCATTTTATACCACACTCTCGATCTGGGTCGGTGGGATGCTGCTGATCTCCATGTTCAAAGCGGAAGTCGATAATCCCGAACGCCGCTTCCGTCCGTATCAGGTGTACTTTGGCCGACTGTTTACCTTTATGACCATCGGTCTGGTGCAGGCTTTTGTCATCTCGATGGGCGATCTGTTTATTCTCAAAGCCTATGTGGTCGATCCTGTCTGGTTTGTAACGATGAGTATGCTGATCAGCATGGTGTTCGTAACCATGGTGTATACGCTGGTATCCGTATTCGGCAACATCGGTAAAGGACTGGCTATTATCCTGCTGGTGCTGCAATTCTCCAGCTCGGGCGGTACCTTTCCGGTGAGTATGACCGGCACGTTTTTCCAGGCGCTGCATCCGTGGTTCCCGTTCACCTATGCGGTCGAACTGCTGCGCGAGACAGTAGGCGGTATGCTGATGACGACAGTGTACAAGGATATCACGTACCTGATTATCTTTATGCTGCTGTTTATCCTGTTTGCCCTGCTATTCAAAAAACCGCTCGGTCCGTTAACCGAGAAAATGGCCGAAAAAGCCAAAAAGACCAAAATGATTCCATAA